One window of the Microtus ochrogaster isolate Prairie Vole_2 unplaced genomic scaffold, MicOch1.0 UNK5, whole genome shotgun sequence genome contains the following:
- the Nkx3-2 gene encoding homeobox protein Nkx-3.2 encodes MAVRSANTLTPFSIQAILNKKEERGGLAAPEGRPAPGGTEVAVAAAPAVCCWRLFGETDAGALGGAEDSRLASPTRTRTAVGQTAESPGGWDSDSALSEENEGRRRCADVPGASGTGCTRVTLGLDQQICEMHAAKDLEEETPVRSDSEMSASVSGDHSPRAEDGGVSPGGVRVPGLCSAASGGASGGQAGGVEEEEEPAAPKPRKKRSRAAFSHAQVFELERRFNHQRYLSGPERADLAASLKLTETQVKIWFQNRRYKTKRRQMAADLLASAPAAKKVAVKVLVRDDQRQYLPGEVLRPPSLLPLQPSYYYPYYCLPGWALSTCAAAAGTQ; translated from the exons ATGGCTGTGCGCAGCGCCAACACCTTGACGCCCTTCTCCATCCAGGCGATTCTTAACAAGAAAGAAGAGCGCGGAGGGCTGGCTGCGCCCGAGGGGCGCCCGGCACCCGGGGGCACAGAAGTGGCGGTGGCCGCGGCGCCCGCCGTCTGCTGCTGGCGGCTCTTTGGGGAGACCGACGCGGGTGCACTGGGGGGCGCCGAGGACTCTCGGCTGGCGTCTCCCACCCGAACCAGAACAGCTGTGGGGCAGACCGCGGAAAGCCCGGGAGGTTGGGACTCGGATTCAGCTCTGAGTGAAGAGAACGAGGGCAGAAGGCGCTGCGCGGACGTCCCGGGAGCCAGCGGAACCGGTTGCACCAGGGTGACCCTGGGCCTGGACCAGCAGATCTGCGAGATGCACGCTGCCAAGGACTTGGAGGAGGAAACCCCGGTCCGCAGCGACAGCGAGATGTCAGCCAGCGTCTCAG GCGACCACAGCCCAAGAGCTGAGGACGGTGGTGTTAGTCCCGGAGGTGTACGCGTGCCTGGGTTGTGCAGCGCTGCCAGCGGCGGGGCTAGCGGCGGGCAGGCGGGCGgcgtggaagaggaggaagagcccGCAGCCCCTAAACCTCGAAAGAAGCGCTCTAGGGCAGCCTTCTCGCACGCCCAGGTCTTCGAGTTGGAACGCCGTTTTAACCATCAGCGCTACCTGTCCGGGCCGGAGCGCGCAGACCTGGCAGCTTCCCTTAAGCTCACTGAGACGCAGGTCAAAATCTGGTTTCAGAATCGTCGCTACAAGACCAAACGCAGGCAGATGGCGGCAGACCTACTCGCCTCGGCGCCCGCCGCCAAGAAAGTGGCGGTAAAGGTTTTAGTGCGTGACGATCAAAGACAGTATCTGCCGGGAGAGGTGTTGAGGCCCCCCTCTCTTCTGCCACTGCAGCCATCCTACTACTACCCGTACTACTGCCTCCCGGGCTGGGCGCTGTCCACGTGCGCGGCCGCGGCTGGTACCCAGTGA